The Scomber japonicus isolate fScoJap1 chromosome 9, fScoJap1.pri, whole genome shotgun sequence genome includes a region encoding these proteins:
- the selenom gene encoding selenoprotein M — MWLIVLASFLHCASAYDVDLKKLDGLAKARVETCGGUQLNRLREVKAFVVQDIPLYHNLVMKHIPGADPELVLLNHYYEELDRIALSDMTRSEINELLGKLGFYKKAQAEDEVPEEFRFSPAKDSPFKDEPAYKPSTSSLATENTSDPNSEVKHTDL, encoded by the exons ATGTGGCTGATCGTGTTGGCCAGCTTCCTTCACTGCGCCTCGGCCTACGATGTGGATCTGAAGAAACTGGACGGGCTGGCGAAAGCTAGGGTGGAG ACGTGTGGTGGATGACAGCTGAACAGGCTCAGAGAG GTCAAAGCCTTCGTGGTCCAGGATATTCCTCTTTA CCATAACCTGGTGATGAAGCACATACCTGGGGCCGACCCTGAGCTTGTCCTCCTTAACCACTATTATGAAGAACTGGAT CGGATCGCCTTGTCTGACATGACCCGCTCAGAGATCAATGAGCTGCTGGGGAAACTGGGATTCTACAAGAAGGCTCAAGCTGAGGACGAGGTGCCAGAGGAGTTCCGCTTCTCTCCTGCCAAAGACAGCCCGTTCAAAGATGAGCCAGCATACAAAccctccacttcctctcttGCCACTGAGAACACCTCAGATcccaactctgaggtgaagcACACTGACCTATAA